The proteins below come from a single Zea mays cultivar B73 chromosome 8, Zm-B73-REFERENCE-NAM-5.0, whole genome shotgun sequence genomic window:
- the LOC100170249 gene encoding Adenine nucleotide transporter BT1, chloroplastic/mitochondrial (The RefSeq protein has 2 substitutions compared to this genomic sequence) — protein sequence MGRKSDGARLQCAEAKLATDWTCCFLALPPAAPSAVDGDGGFNLSWNLHQSFHPPAGLFASVGQQVGVGFPGPSSQSPETPRDPYMKYVSPEVVVTPLPGEGVVGLRDKGKKKVVKLKIKVGNHHLKRLISGAIAGAVSRTAVAPLETIRTHLMVGSNGNSTTEVFQSIMKHEGWTGLFRGNVVNVIRVAPSKAIELFAFDTANKFLTPKYGEKPKIPVPPSLVAGAFAGVSSTLCTYPLELIKTRLTIQRGVYDNFLDAFVKIIRDEGPTELYRGLTPSLIGVVPYAATNYFAYDSLKKVYKKMFKTNEIGSVPTLFIGSAAGAISSTATFPLEVARKHMQVGAVGGRKVYKNMLHALLSILEDEGVGGLYRGLGPSCMKLVPAAGISFMCYEACKKILIEEEDE from the exons ATGGGCAGGAAGAGCGACGGCGCGCGGTTGCAATGCGCTGAGGCCAAACTGGCGACGGATTGGACCTGCTGCTTCCTGGCCCTGCCaccggcagcaccatccgctgtgGATGGCGATGGTGGATTCAACCTCTCGTGGAACCTCCACCAGTCCTTCCACCCGCCGGCCGGCCTCTTCGCCAGCGTGGGCCAGCAGGTTGGGGTTGGGTTCCCAGGGCCTTCGTCCCAGTCGCCGGAGACGCCACGGGACCCATACATGAAGTACGTCTCGCCGGAGGTTGTTGAGACACCTCTGCCGGGGGAAGGTGTGGGGGGGTTGAGGGACAAGGGGAAGAAGAAAGTCGTGAAGCTCAAGATTAAGGTTGGGAATCATCACCTCAAGAGACTGATCAGTGGAGCAATCGCAGGCGCAGTGTCAAGAACTGCTGTTGCACCTTTGGAGACGATCAGGACGCATTTGATGGTGGGAAGTAATGGGAATTCGACGACGGAGGTGTTCCAGTCTATCATGAAGCATGAGGGATGGACTGGGTTGTTCCGTGGTAACGTTGTTAATGTCATCCGGGTAGCCCCAAGCAAGGCAATCGAG CTTTTTGCCTTTGATACAGCTAATAAGTTCTTGACCCCCAAATATGGGGAGAAACCGAAGATCCCAGTCCCTCCTTCACTAGTGGCTGGGGCATTTGCCGGTGTTAGCTCAACTCTGTGTACATACCCACTGGAATTAATTAAGACACGGCTAACTATACAG AGAGGTGTGtatgacaatttccttgatgcattTGTCAAAATCATCCGCGACGAAGGGCCTACTGAGCTCTACCGAGGCTTAACCCCAAGCTTGATTGGAGTGGTGCCATATGCTGCAACGAACTACTTCGCCTATGACAGCCTGAAGAAGGTGTACAAGAAGATGTTCAAGACAAATGAGATTGGCAGTGTTCCAACACTGTTCATCGGGTCTGCCGCAGGAGCTATCTCAAGCACAGCGACGTTCCCTCTTGAGGTGGCACGGAAGCACATGCAAGTTGGAGCTGTTGGTGGCAGGAAGGTTTACAAGAACATGCTTCATGCCTTGTTGAGCATTCTTGAGGATGAAGGGGTTGGGGGCCTTTACAGAGGGTTGGGGCCAAGCTGCATGAAGTTGGTGCCTGCTGCTGGGATTTCGTTCATGTGCTACGAGGCTTGCAAGAAAATTCTGATTGAGGAAGAGGATGAGTGA